The window CCAAGTAGGTACTTCTAGAGGCAGAGGCTCTCCTTGGAGTCAGCGTGGTGAGGGGTGTACCAGAGTTTCCCAGCCTGCAGAGATTCAGGCACTCTGGAAGCAGCATAACTTGCctgaacagagaagaaacaagtcGACAGAAGGCGTAGTACATGCTAGTTCTGCAGAGAACAGCACACAGCCCTTCTTACTTTGAGGGAAGGAGAGTAATTGATAGGCAGAAAAATGGAGATGTACCAAAACCCCTGAACACCCCAACAGCtaacaaaaaacaacaagccACGATTCCTTCCTCTTCACTTCAAGGACAAAAATGACTTGGTATCCTCACATATGTGTCTGCTGTCAGTTTTACAACTAAGATGATTCTGGAATTTTCAAAATCatacaaggatttttttatcAAGTCTTTTGCAAGAGCTAactattgggaaaaaaagagatatatGAAAGCCTGTGGATCCTGCTCATCACTGACTTTCTGGACATTTAACAACAGTTGTGGGAAGAGATTGAAACATTGTTTGCCTATTGTCATTTTAGACCTACAGTGCTACTGATAACGTATAAAAGAAGAGTCAGAACATGGAAGACGGAGGTGACAACTTGCTTTGCTGAATGAGCTATGCACCAGACTCTGCATGGTCAAGAGCTGCAAGATGGAAGCTGTCTTCTGTCCAGAGCTAAAAGGATGAGAGAGCTTTGACTAGTCCATGGGCTTTTAGACCTGGAGTTTGGGCGGTCACAGTGCTCCCGTGAAGGACAGGGCTGGACGTGCAGATGGGTTTAAGGCAACTTGGTGGTGTTGGCCTCTTCCACCTCTGTTGGCTTCTCCCCACACCAGGGCTTTGGTTtcttcccaccccagcagccGCAGTGCCTGTGAAGTTGTCTTCTCTGCGTTAGCTCCTTGAGGGCTGCATCCAGCTGGATatgctgtgttttggaaataagttagtgcagtggctgtcgtgcTCTTCAGGTGGCACCAAAAGGCAGTGTGTTAATATCCTCTTTCATCCTGCTTGATCTGGCTTTTCTTAGTGTAATTGTTGCAAGTGTGAAGCAGTAAATGTAAGCTGAAGTGCAGTCAGAGACAGCAGACAGCATTTTGACTTGTTTTGGGCTTCTGTTTGTCAAGCAAGAGGAAGATACGTGGCTTAACTCCACAAACTTGCATCACTGAACCTTTCTAATTTAAACTTCTTTCTATTTATCCCATTCATTCAGTGCGTTTCCTGTAATAAGTCATTCAAGAAACTCTGGTCCCTCCACGAACATACCAAGATTGTCCACGGTtatgcagaaaagaaattctcTTGTGAGATTTGCGAAAAAAAGTTCTACACCATGGCCCACGTGCGGAAACATATGGTTGGTGAGTTAGTGATCGGTGCTTCTGGTGGTTCTGCCTCATAATGTGTCGTTGTGGTTCTTAACTCATAATTGCtgttttgaggagaaaaataataaggCAAATTCAGTTGtctgaactttattttttagcaAAAAGTTCAAGTCTGTAGACCTGGGCAGCAAGCaaaatacatatgtgtgtacacatgtatatatactTACAAGCTGTGCAGTACTAATAATTTTCCTGCTCagtgttgggggaaaaaaattggttCAAGAATTGTTTGCGTTTGAATGCCCCTCTCTAATGTACTGTTGTGTTGCAGCACACACAAAGGACATGCCATTTACCTGTGAAACCTGTGGAAAATCGTTCAAACGCAGTATGTCTCTCAAAGTACATTCCCTACAGCATTCTGGAGAGAAACCTTTCAGATGTGAGGTGAGGCAGCAACTGTTAATGTGTGTAGATACAGTAGCATAAGATATAAAATCAGTAACACTGTCAGTAGGGGAGGTAGGTGGGAACTGAATTGACTGACTTGGAGATGAGGTGCAGTTTCATaaaaatttggggaaaattccTCTCCGTGTGGAGAGCACAGCAGGAGTGCCTCTAGCAGCAGTTCAAACTGAGATgtatttggtttgctttttgctgtCATGTTTTTCTCAATGAGGACACACTACAGCAGGATTTGAATCCTAGTTTTCCCTTGGTGTTCTAGCAAAGCCTAATGCAAATTACGTTAATCCTCCCTGTCCTGCCCAGTAACTTGAAACAGAAGGTGGTGACAGCGAAAATAAACTACTGCTTGATTTTCACTTGTGGGAAAAACTATTGTCCTCACTGCAAACTATTACCTCCTTGAAATCTAACACAGTGCTCTGAATTTGCATGTCTTAAACCAGGTCTGTGTGTGTTGGGATGGGGGAGAGTATCTCACTGGTGCGTTCACGTGTGTTTGCGATTGTAATTTTATGCCTGCCCTTGGGAAGGAGCCTGTATGGGACAGTCATACGTCTGGGGCACATAATGTCTCAGTCATCTGATGGGGATGCTTGTGGGTATCACATGATGGAGGCAGAGGGGGTGCAGAGCCCTTCTTGTTCCCCGGGCAGGTCTGGTGGCTCACCCTGGCCACGAAGTGGGGCACAACTCCAGCCAGACACATAGTAGTAATGGCAGTAGTGCAGCCAGAGTAGTCTTGGGGATAAGACTTGTAGGGAAAGAAATTACCTCATACCAATAAATTATAGCTGGAAAACAGACTGGCTTGCTGAAAAACAAGTGTGGGGTAGAGCTGCTGTTGGTTTGCTGTGTGAGCAGAGTCCTCTAGTGGAGGCATGCCGCAGGCTGGCAGAGATCGCCGGCGAAGCTGCAAAACCTCCAAGTGATACCTTAAGCCAGCAGAAGCACTTTTCTGTTGGCATAACCCTGTCTCTGCCGGGCTTTTGCCACCAGCTGTGTCAGATAAATGTTGTGACTCTTCCACGCTCCTTGCCAAAGCTCTTGTGCCAGCGGAATTTTTAGGAGAGACCAAATTCAACTCTTGTTAATTTAAATTCCACGTTTGTGTGAGGGCCTGTGTGTGTACTAGTTCAGGTATTCTTTACTCCTTCACATACTACATTTTAGTGCTGTCCGATGGCTGCCTTGCTTCCTGGTGTGTGATGCCTGAACATCAtgggctgctgcttttctgttgcagaaCTGTGATGAGAGGTTTCAGTACAAGTACCAGCTGCGTTCCCACATGAGCATCCACATCGGGCACAAACAGTTCATGTGCCAGTGGTGTGGCAAAGACTTCAACATGAAACAGTACTTCGATGAGCACATGAAAACACACACTGGTAAGAACTTATCAAAGAAAAGCACAAGTACCTCCAGGACAAAAACTGTCCTGTACTTCCAGCTGTGTTCACTTCCTTGGAATTTGGAATCAAAACTATTATCCAGCCTAGAAAATCAGACAGGAGAGGTTAATGCATTACTGCTGTTAAATCTGTCTGTAGTCCTGTGATTCACTGTGGGGGAAAATGAGCAGTTAGGCTTACTTTCCTGATATTCTGGTCTGAAGGAACCCCTTGCCAAAGCCTTATAAAAGATTGTCTCGTGCCTCAAAATCCAAAGGTGAGAGAGGATTTTGTAAAGACTGAGGACTTCTGTGGAACAGCTGGCTCTTTATTTGCTGAAGGTAGCAGTCGCAGTAGAAACAGTTTGTTTGCATAAGTATGCTGAAGTAAGTATTAGCAGATGTTCTGTGCCTGATTGCTGTATCTGTGTTCGGCAGGAGAGAAGCCCTTTATCTGTGAAATCTGTGGGAAAAGCTTCACCAGCCGCCCAAACATGAAGAGACATCGCAGAACTCACACAGGGGAGAAGCCCTACCCATGTGACGTGTGTGGCCAGCGGTTTCGCTTCTCCAACATGCTCAAGGCACACAAGGAGAAGTGCTTCCGTGTTACCAGCCCCGTCAACGTGTCGACTGCTGTCCAGATCCCGCTGTCCACGACTTCTCCTGCCACCACAGTCCCTGCTGCAGTGAACACACCCACCACCCCAACTCCACCTATCAACCTGAACCCAGTGAGCACACTTCCTCCACGCCCCATTCCCCACCCATATTCACACCTTCACCTACATCCTCATCCTCACCATCCACATCATCTCCCGGTCCCCCCGGTTCCTCATTTACCCCCTCCTCCAGCTCTTTTTAAGAGTGAGCCTTTAAATCACAGAGGCCAGAGTGAGGACAATTTTCTGCGACAcctggcagaaaaaaacagttcagCACAGCACCACTAACATCTTTGCTCCCCGCCAGCTGCTTTCCCCTTTTACGCACATGGAAACATGCCCTCGTGGAAGTACAGAGGGTTCGTTGGTGAGGATCTTTGACTTTCTCTTAGCCCCAGCAGATGGTCctaattttttcccttgaatcagttaacaaacaaggaaaatcCTGTTTTGGATCAGCAGTGCTCGTTTGAACCTGGGAACCAACAGGACTTAAACCCATTTTGCTTGCGTTTTTCTGGTGACTTTTATAAATTTCAGATACTGAGACTTGTGGAATTTTATAATTTCATATCAGCTGATGAGGTATGCTTGCTTTTATATCCTGGACTTCTCCTCAAAGAGGAGATAGGCCTGGTTTTCTTTGTACTAATCGGAAAGGCTGTGAGATTAATACAGAGCATTAATTGTATCACTGTGTATTGTAATGGATTCTTTTCAGCTTTTGGTGCCGGCTATGGAGTGAGCCAGCCACGTATCACAGTATATTTGAGCATtctaaagaaagacaaaaaaatctcttgttTGTGTAGCTCTCCTAACACACTCTTTATTTTactacagaaattattttagagtTTTTTGTATAGACCTATTTAGTAGtctgtttctaaaatgaaatgtatttcaatAAGCGGTGTAATTTTTTCAGTGTAGCTGGACCTATGTTGTATAATAGATAAATTTTTATAATCATCAAAATGTGATTCTTAAAAGATGCATATAGCTTCTATAGTTAAAGTTATTCTTACAACCATACAACTTAAAAGgtgcttcagagaagaaaaggaaccCAAGAGGTCTCTGGAAAGGTTGCCTCAAAAGTGATGTTGATTTCAGAACTTTACGTAATTTATTTTagtagggctttttttttgttgtttaaccTTATGTTTCCCTTTTCACACCTTTTCACAATTTCTCTTAAGCTTTTTTTGGACAAGGACATTGGGATACTGTATTCCTGCTCCACAGGTTTTCTTTAGTTCAGTTGGAGTGAGGAGTGAGCTGGGTTAGAAAGGGAGCCCCGTACACGTAGGGACCTGCTAGTTTGGGAATAGAGTCACAAGAGAATGAGAGATGTGACAGCAGGGAGGACATCATGTATCTCGAGTCAGAGCCGGTTTTAATGGCTTTTCATGGTATGGTTTTAAGTTGGGGATTGTATCAAATGCTGCTCTTCAGATTGCTTTTTGGAATTCCTGGAGTTGTTAGGAGAGGGGAGTTAAATGAGATCATAAATGTGGTGTTTCTGACTGGTTGATTGTAAGAGTGAGAAGAGAAGTTTGAATGAGACAATGGTGTTTCAGTTGCATTAAGAAAACGCTGATAGCACTGTATGTACCATGTGAAGCTCTATCCCATAAATGTAACGTGCATAAAATTATGGGATGATTTCTAGGGGTCGTAGTCATACTTTTGGCCAATCTAAGTTTTGCAGCAGTAGGATAGGAAACTTTGAATTGTAGGCATGTCACTGTTTCATAATCCTGGGAGGCAATGAGGGGGAAATGACAAGTTAGTGCAGGGATGGTGGGCTGGAATGCCAAATGTATCTGGTTTAACCAGTGAGtagctgttattttttcaggtttgtATTTCTCTTCAACTAAAACTAAATATAGCAGCATTATGCAATCTAGGAACTTGTTGCCACCTTCAGTGAAGACAGAGGCCCAATGCAATGTACTGTAAGTCGTCTTTACCTTAAAATTTCTactcttctgtgctgctttttaaattaatcccACCAAACTGTACATCCAGAGATCCTCATAGGCAGATGTCAGACTTACTGTTCTGCTTGGTAATGAACTGGGGTTTTGTGGCtaatgggattatttttttttttcaagagagcAGAAATGGTGGAAATTCTTCCTAGCATTACTTCCTCACGGTTAATGCTGTTAAGCACTGTGTTTTGAAACAGCGAGTCCTCTGTCTGTTGAGAATTAGCTCCTTAGTTGGTGTTTTTCACCATTTTCTACCACCTAATCAttaatgttgggttttttttcataacaagCATAGGAAACTTTAGGAACCAGAAAGGGCAGTTTTGGCCCAACAAACCTCCTAATTTTTGACTGAGCTGAAACCCCttccagcatttctgaaaaataaaacaatgtttttcaatgttttttaaatgttttctctataatatttatatacacCCTCTTACATTCTAGAAGAAAACCCCAGTTATGAAAGTGAATTTACACTCATGATTATGACTGTTGTATTTACTGTGGCTGGTCCGCCCCGGAGGTTCTATGCATTCCACGTCACATTTGCAACCTACATTTCTGTTGTGCCACTATTTTATGGTCAGGCCTGttattaaatgatttttaaatgctaaaaaaatacTTGGTAAATCAATTGTATTCCAGTTTTGCAAAATGATTTTCTTCTCAATAAATTTACAGTATTAGGCTGCTATGCAGAATTCTAAAATCTGGGACagtttttttctattattaattCAGAGCAATGATAcaccttgtatttttttccttccgaGACTTATGAACTTCCTTTCTGTGGAAGAAGATTAAACTATCCAACCCGCTTCACAGTCTGTCATAATGTGACGTGATGTCAACAGATTCTCCTCATTATCTGGGACAACCATATCGAAAGCTGACATACTGGTCTAAAAGTGTTGCAATGTGATATCTTATGAAGTACATATTtcagcaagaaaaggaaaatgggtGTTACAAAAGGCAGGAAACTTGGGGTTGAGATTTGCCGTGGCTTCTCACTTCTGCTTAAATTTGCATTGCACGCACACTGCGTATGTTGACAAACTAAGCATAATGTTTTGTATCAGCTTTACTGTATTTAGTAAGATAAGGGGCTGGTTTGTGCTGCTAAAATGCTTCCTTCGAGAAGAGCAATGACAAATTATACCAACTTTGGGTTTGGTTTGAATGTTTCTGGAAAGTGGGactaaattctctttttttccccaaaaacatcctggatttttttttttttttactgaatttttaacATTGTATTTTCAAGGGGGGAAATTCAACAGAATTAACACGCAATCAGGAGGTCAGCATTCTGAGTTGAGCAGTTCAAAGGACAGCATCTTTTCTGGAGGAGTTGAAACTGCTGGTCCACCAGACAGTGCCTTATCCTTACGAAAGGCATTAGCTGTGTGAGCTTGTTTGTTCAGTGTATGATCTCTGACTAACTTATCTCTCTGGGTAAAGGTGTGGTgattatttgttttgtattgtcATGCCTGTCTGAGTTATTGACTCTCCTATTTACACAGCTCAGATACTTCTTAGATGGCCTGATTTGTTATCGCTGCAGACATCAAAAGTTACTGTCACCCACCTTGTATTCCCAACCAAATCTTAAATTATGGACTTCTGAAAGTCCTTTAAGGTGAGTTTAGGCTTTTATCACTGGGAAATTAGTTCATATCTCAACAGTGCAGTCCATCTGGATGGTTTTCTTTGCCCTGTTGTCTCTTGAGCATGCAAGAGCTATTTGCAATTTACtaagaggaggaggcagagctcGGGGTATGCAGTTTAAAAGACAGTGCTTCCCTTTGCCAGTTTTAGCCAAGTGACAGACCCAGTTTACCTCTCAGCTGAAAAGATTagtatttttgtaatatatttaatttgttGCCTATTTCTTTGCATTATAATGACCAATGGTGTGACCATCAGTAGGGTCGAGTATCGTTTTTTTAAGGAGTTTGAGAGAGGTGCTGTTATGCAGGGCAGTTTCTGTGCAAAGACAGTGTGTTGTGTTGACACTTTTTGGTTTGATTATTACTTGCAGAGTATGTAGGTAATGTGCCTTTGATGAGAATATGATAAAACAATATGCAACTTCCAGTGAGGCACTCAAGAACACTAATAATGTCAAACTTTTTTCACTCTTGGGACTTGAGCTCAGGGTTGTAACATGTTTAAATGATTATTTCATGGTTTCATATTTCTATTGACTaacagtatttgaaaaaaaaaccaaacatgatGTATAGTtcaacaagactttttttttacctgctaGTAAGGAACATTTCACTTGTAAATAGAAGATGGATCAAGTTTCTGGTTTTAGTGTTGGTTTTGGACTTTAAACCTGGGAGACATGGCTACCTGAGAGATGATGGAGGTGAATTAAATAAATGCTTGCCCATTTTCATGACAGAATGAACTGACAGTTTTTTCCAGCCTATTATGCACTACACTATGATTGAGGTATGAGTGATTCTTAATGGAAAACATGACTTTATTCTTATGTTGTCTGGTTCTGAACTTGGAGCTTTACTCTTTTTCAGGAGTGACTATAAAAGTTCTTCAGATCTCTGTCCTTACAGTCtgatgatgttatttttttaatggacattttttgttaaattattattatttcgGGGGGCCATAGTATGTACTGCTGAGCAGAAAACTCATACAGAGTTCAAGCCTGGATGTGATCTTCTGCATCTTGGTTAGAAAAGCATAGAATGGAGGTACGTGTACTTGTTAGAACCAATAGCCGTGTGTCTTTGAAGGAtgatatttttatgttaaagaCAGTGAGTCTGGCACTCTGTATTCTCCTGAGTAATGATAGACAAGCTTATCAtgcactgcttttaaaaatttggaaTTGCCATTTGACTTTTCAGAAATCAGCATCATTATAACCTCTTCAGTTCGGAGCTGGTAACACCATACCTCTGTAGACTATATAGTAAATCTTTGAGTACTTCAAAAGTAGAAGAAAGGTgcattgaaaatgaaatgactATAAAATGGTTTCACTCTTTTACAGTTTaaatttgaaagcagaaatgtcACTGTGCAAGTTTTGACATGGGCATTAAGATTTAAACAGTCCTTCATAGCACATGACTTGCCAGCTTCCAACAGATGAATTTGCCTTGTAATAATGATTATTTTACCCGtatcttgaaaacatttttgtacaaCATCACCGTTTGATTTCTGTTGTAGAATGCTATTTCCTATCAATTCACAGGGAGCGTTCTCTTCAAAGGGTGCAGGTGGGGAAGAATGAACACTCGTTTTCCTAGGGCTCGTGTGCATGTGaatgaaacatgattttttaTGGAGATTTAAGAGTGTTCAAAACTGGAATTAAACTCAAATTAGTAACGTTCACTCTTAGCAGACAGAAGGCAGTTTTTGAAGTAATCTGGCACTAGTAAGTGGTATTGTCTTGCTGTCCTTGGGAGGTATAAATTAATtcttatattttgattttagcaCGTTGAttgtgctaaaaataaattgcataatATATTGTAAATATATTGGAGAGATGGCAGAAGAATTAAAACCTACCGTTAGGGAGAGAATTCAAAAGAAAGGCAAGCATTTGCATTTCCTATAGGCACTAGGAAAAAAGTCTACCTTAGAGTTCACAGATGTCcttaataaagatttttatcCTGGCAGCAACATGataattttgtggtttttaagCTTCTAATATAATTCTGAATAAGAAATGAGAATGACGTTAATTTCATTACTGCTATCCGACCCACCAACAGTGTGTCGTGGATCGCAGGGGGCACCCTCTGCTCTCAGAAATAaccagtgtttttttttggaCAATGCTGCATTCTTCTGTCTCGTTAGCTGTGCCTTTTTAAATGAGGATAAAGATTTGAGAGGGATTtagtggtttggggttttttttttttttggtatttttatttttaaaattggcCTGTGCCTGTGTTTTTTGGATAGAAATCCTCTTGCTTGCTTGATCTGTTGCTGCTTTACAGATTGGAATTAGCAAATACCTTCTGATGAAATTTCTTTGAATATTGGGAATAGCTGCCTTTGCACTGAGTCATGGCCTGCACACATGTACAGAGTGGATGTGTTTTGCAATGTAGGCCATCTCTTTGTGTACTAAGAACTTATGTACACAAGCACTGCAGTCAAAGGAGGTTCCCTGAGAACAGCAGTTGGTCCAGATGTTTTCAgtctgtctttttatttcattatcttgctaaatatttctttcacCCATGTCTTACTGATCCCTCTAATTTAGCCTGAAAATGGGTTTGTGGGATATGTGCTTGCGTGTATAATTCTTACGCTGTTTTCCGTGGTCTAAGGCACTTCACCACCATTACAAGGCAGCGTAAGAGCCTTGTAATGCACTGTTTAAACACATTTGAAAGTGAGAAATGATATAAAATTTTCCACCAACAAGGaaacacagcttttgttttaattccctTTCCTGAAAAACCTGCCAGACTCCTGGGCAGAGTGTGGAAGCAGACTAAAAGTCCCCTGTTGAAGTGATCTATTAATTATTATCTTTCACTTTGAGAACTCTGAACAGGGTcattactgtttattttaatcaacCTATACAGCAGTAGCATAGTTCCCttggatatttttaattttgttcctgCACAAAGGTGAAATTTGTACTGATGCTGATCAGTTGAGGATGTCTTTCCAAGAAACTACACATCTAGCTTTTCTGAACTAGGTATCTGGTTTCCTAAAGGGTTCGTTGATGTATCACTATAAACTCACAGAAGAGACATAAAGATTTGATGGGAATTCTTGTCTTTAGGAAAGCAGGAGGTTCTTCAGGTGAGCCACAAGAGAACTACGTTTTCTTCCTGGTTTTGAGTGGAAAGTACAGGAATGA is drawn from Nyctibius grandis isolate bNycGra1 chromosome 26, bNycGra1.pri, whole genome shotgun sequence and contains these coding sequences:
- the ZNF652 gene encoding zinc finger protein 652, which gives rise to MSQTANSCQQLVENCAAHVAGMAQEDSRRGQVPPTFYHGASQELDLSTKVYKRESESPYSVLVDSKMSKPHLHEREEQPYFRENRSVGEVRAVKEDRENSDDSEEEEDEVTYKREQIIVEVNLNNQTLNVSKGEKGVPSQSKETAVLKTSSEEEEGDESGEEATEDSDDYEENERQKKKEKSVEKVSVAQRRTRRAASAAAATTSPSPRTTRGRRKSVEPPKRKKKAAKEPKAPVQKSKCEEKETLTCEKCPRVFNTRWYLEKHMNVTHRRMQICDKCGKKFVLESELSLHQQTDCEKNIQCVSCNKSFKKLWSLHEHTKIVHGYAEKKFSCEICEKKFYTMAHVRKHMVAHTKDMPFTCETCGKSFKRSMSLKVHSLQHSGEKPFRCENCDERFQYKYQLRSHMSIHIGHKQFMCQWCGKDFNMKQYFDEHMKTHTGEKPFICEICGKSFTSRPNMKRHRRTHTGEKPYPCDVCGQRFRFSNMLKAHKEKCFRVTSPVNVSTAVQIPLSTTSPATTVPAAVNTPTTPTPPINLNPVSTLPPRPIPHPYSHLHLHPHPHHPHHLPVPPVPHLPPPPALFKSEPLNHRGQSEDNFLRHLAEKNSSAQHH